Proteins from a single region of Desulfolutivibrio sulfoxidireducens:
- a CDS encoding PP2C family protein-serine/threonine phosphatase produces MKHPPTILIVDDEVVNLMTLEWMLREAGFGTVRAASGPEARRLAPRIRPELIILDIVMPEEDGFTTCEKLLADPVAGDVPIIFISGLGDVDNKVRGLKMGAVDYIAKPFAKEEVLARVKLHIRLRQSHAAMLKVQTDKLRQLRDAQRAILVDPGELPEARFAVRYIPVLEAGGDFYDVFPMTERSMGYFVADISGHDLGASFVTSSLKALLRQNSGPLFTPRETLKNINAVLTGILKDGKHLTAALVALDRTRGRLTLVNAGHPPPVLVTAGGQACPLDVEGDILGVFDTVQLGILERKVEPGDRVFLYTDGLVERFGQGGRTREQGLHHLVRACRDTRDRPMAEAVDEAARRLTGSSIRHEDDVVLLGLEV; encoded by the coding sequence ATGAAACACCCCCCCACCATTCTCATCGTGGACGACGAGGTGGTCAATCTGATGACCCTCGAATGGATGCTGCGCGAGGCCGGATTCGGCACCGTTCGCGCCGCCTCCGGCCCCGAGGCCCGCCGTCTGGCGCCGCGAATCCGCCCCGAACTGATCATCCTGGACATCGTGATGCCCGAGGAGGACGGCTTCACCACCTGCGAAAAACTCCTCGCCGATCCGGTGGCGGGAGATGTGCCCATCATCTTCATCTCGGGCCTGGGCGATGTGGACAACAAGGTGCGGGGCCTCAAGATGGGGGCCGTGGACTACATCGCCAAGCCGTTCGCCAAGGAGGAGGTCCTGGCCCGGGTCAAGCTGCATATCCGGCTCCGGCAGTCCCATGCGGCCATGCTCAAGGTGCAGACCGACAAGCTCAGGCAGTTGCGCGACGCCCAGCGGGCCATCCTGGTCGATCCCGGCGAGTTGCCCGAGGCCCGCTTCGCCGTGCGTTACATCCCGGTCCTGGAGGCCGGAGGCGACTTCTACGACGTCTTCCCCATGACCGAACGGTCCATGGGCTATTTCGTGGCCGACATCTCGGGCCACGACCTGGGCGCATCCTTTGTCACCTCCTCGCTCAAGGCCCTGTTGCGCCAGAATTCCGGCCCCCTGTTCACCCCAAGGGAGACCCTGAAAAACATCAATGCCGTGCTCACCGGGATCCTCAAGGACGGCAAACATCTGACCGCGGCCCTGGTCGCACTCGACCGGACCCGGGGCAGGCTGACCCTGGTGAACGCCGGGCACCCGCCGCCCGTCCTGGTGACGGCCGGGGGACAGGCCTGCCCGCTGGACGTCGAGGGCGACATCCTGGGGGTCTTCGACACCGTGCAACTGGGCATCCTGGAGCGCAAGGTCGAGCCGGGGGACCGCGTCTTCCTGTATACGGACGGCCTGGTGGAGCGCTTCGGCCAGGGCGGCCGGACAAGGGAACAGGGCCTTCACCACCTGGTCCGGGCCTGCCGGGACACCCGGG